The following are from one region of the Sorghum bicolor cultivar BTx623 chromosome 2, Sorghum_bicolor_NCBIv3, whole genome shotgun sequence genome:
- the LOC8069133 gene encoding vacuolar protein sorting-associated protein 2 homolog 1, which yields MSFLFGKRKTPAELLRENKRMLDRSIREIERERQGLQAQEKKLITEIKKTAKEGQMGAVKVMAKDLIRTRHQITKFYQLKSQLQGVSLRVQTLKSTQAMGDAMKGVTKAMGQMNRQLNLPGLQRIMQEFERQNERMEMVSEVMGDAIDDALEGDEEEEETEELVNQVLDEIGIDINQELVGAPSAAVAQPASAGRVAQAEGTGNADSGIDADLQARLDNLRRM from the exons ATGAGTTTCCTGTTCGGGAAGCGGAAGACGCCCGCCG agttgttaagagaaaacAAGAGAATGCTGGATCGATCCATTAGGGAAATTGAGCGGGAGAGGCAAGGATTGCAGGCCCAGGAGAAAAAGCTCATCACTGAGATCAAGAAAACAGCTAAAGAAGGCCAGATG GGAGCTGTCAAAGTAATGGCCAAAGATCTTATTCGTACCAGGCATCAGATAACAAAGTTCTACCAACTTAAATCTCAGCTCCAAGGAGTTTCTCTAAGAGTTCAG ACACTAAAGTCAACTCAAGCTATGGGTGATGCCATGAAGGGTGTTACAAAGGCAATGGGTCAAATGAACAGGCAGCTAAATCTGCCAGGATTGCAGAGGATAATGCAAGAGTTTGAACGACAGAACGAGAGGATGGAGATGGTGAGCGAAGTGATGGGAGATGCCATAGATGATGCTTTGGAAGGagatgaggaagaagaagaaactgagGAGCTTGTGAATCAAGTACTTGATGAAATTGGCATTGATATCAACCAAGAG CTTGTTGGAGCACCGTCGGCCGCTGTTGCTCAACCTGCTTCTGCCGGAAGGGTCGCCCAGGCCGAAGGTACTGGGAATGCTGACAGTGGAATCGACGCCGATTTGCAGGCAAGGCTGGACAATCTGAGGAGAATGTAG